TTTTTGAAGGAGACGAATTAGACCTATTAAAAAATATAAAATATAAAAAAATAGAAACTACTGTAAACTTAGTTAATGATTTAGGATGAGGGAGGATATATGCAAGATAAACAAATCTATAAAAGGGCGAGCCCTGAAACGGCCGTAGACTCCTCAAAACTCAATTTATCAGAAGTAGTTAAAGGCGAGCTATGGAGTACTATAGATGGATATAGTGGGTTATACTATATAAGCGACAGAGGTAGGATCTATAGTGCTATCTCTAATAGACTATTAAGTACCTTGAGTTATGATAATAGTTATATCAAAATACATCTATCTAAGGATTCCAAGGTGAAGACTAAATTAGTTCATAGATTAGTTGCACAGTCCTTTATACTTAATCCTGAAAATAAACCTGAGGTAAACCATAAAGATGGAAATAAGGCTAATAATAATGTATTAAATCTTGAGTGGAATACTAATAAGGAGAACAAGGAGCATGCCTACTTAAACAATTTAACCACTAGAAATATACCAGTTATGCAGTTAAGTCTAGAAGGTAAGCTACTTAATAGGTTTAGGTCGTTTTGTGAAGCTGAAAAAATCACAGGAACCAATCATGGAGACATAGCTCAAGCGTGTTTGAGAGATTCTAGATACGCTAACAAATAT
Above is a window of Candidatus Woesearchaeota archaeon DNA encoding:
- a CDS encoding HNH endonuclease, whose product is MQDKQIYKRASPETAVDSSKLNLSEVVKGELWSTIDGYSGLYYISDRGRIYSAISNRLLSTLSYDNSYIKIHLSKDSKVKTKLVHRLVAQSFILNPENKPEVNHKDGNKANNNVLNLEWNTNKENKEHAYLNNLTTRNIPVMQLSLEGKLLNRFRSFCEAEKITGTNHGDIAQACLRDSRYANKYQWVTEELFEDSRYIPRVMKNSINYRQVYKYDLSGRLLSEYRSLSRASKDSGLSVFKLKKACSNRDTLNNYIWAYAKEETILNV